GAACATATGTCTTCACCTTCAGGTGCTTGCCTTATCAAGGCTGGATGTATGGGTTGGGCATgtgtatgcatgacatgttttggaaatgtctttgaaaagaaaaggaaaaaaattgtaCTCGTTTCTGAAAGCCCTTTATGAAAATCATTTCATTCACTTTAGTAGGTTACTATTTGTGATCACCgaaagtcgggatgttacaatttTAATTGTctctgaatgatagctcaagtggtaagagttatgacACATGAATTGAGTGAGAGAGGTCCATAGATCAATTCCTAAAGggcgcaatttatctttccgatgtaaaaaaaaaattcaattgaagaacTTTTGGATaaaattattagaaaaaaaGGTTAACATGAcgacaatatcaatcaatatatattagaaaagaagaactccatcaggctgatttagtgacgtgtcattctcacattaattcttagtgacgtgtcattctcacgttaattctcataaaaaaaatccagTGCCAtataagatttacctagattactccttactgaatttatttccaaaacaaatcttgaaaccgtttttattatctctttaaattaagaaaagtctcaagcctaatttactacatatttacaggaatcccgtgatttctccttttattctttctcatgatcgacaatataaaaaaatgtaatgctgagattataatcgaaaaaaaatatgaaaaatgtgaaaaaaaaattatttaccaaaaaagggttaaaaaaatcatatttaccAAACTAGTGTGTTTTTGAGAAAAAGTAACGGACGCCTGGCCGCAGGCAATAAACCGTGGCCTAAAGTCGTGAAAGGCCACAGTTCTTGCAACGGTTGCGGAACCGTAACCGGTACCTTTTCACATTCACACTAAAATTCACCTTCTCCAAAAAATTCGTATAAAATTATTTCCATTTATGACAAATGAATTTGTATATGTTTTTATAATTTCATATgagtttattatatttattattgttttttatagatatttatttttaagaacaaaagtaaatatgggcttttcatttctttaaatgtttaaaataaatattttcactaaaattattatatatttttaaaatttcatgaatttaatatatttttttctttataaaaatttaaataaagatCTCATCTTTAAATAAAGAGCCATTATTTAAATCTCGtgagtttattatattttaaacatttaaataaataaaaagctcatatttatttttgttctttaaaataaatatctataaagaacataaatgaatataatatactcatatgaaataataaaaacatataACAATTTATTTCTTATAAGTgaaaattatttatacaaatttTTTAGAGAAGGTGAAAAATGTGAAGAAGTTAGAGGCTACGGTTCAAAAACGTGGCTAGAACCGGTGTTTAGGCCACACTTCCCTTAACCGTTGCATTTTTCGACTTTAGGCCACGGTTTATAACGATAGCCCTGCTTCCGTGGCTTTTTTCTCAAAAACACACCAGTTTggtaaatatgatttttttaactgtttttggtaaataatttttttttcacattattcatattttttttcattataattcattaaaatttaaaagatttttcccaattatctaagatactgcatAAGTCATCTCCTcctctatatattaatatatattagaaaataattatataactTATCTTTTGTTGACACGTGTTTCCCAATTCCACAAAAAGAtattgaaaccgaattttaaaagatttgccataattatctaagattaaacaaacacgcataatcacattcatgattaattgatatataaaatacaatagacatatttcccgtgcaacgcacaggaaaaaaacactagtatgaaggtaaaattaataaaaaatgcaTTAAAGATTGAATCAGATTCTTCAGCTGTATATGGCTATATGCTTACTGACAGCGAGCTGTGAGGATGACCACCCTTGATATTCGATTGTCCGGGAAATTCGTCGGCTCCTGAGAGGTTTTGTGAAAGTGGTTTGGGGACATGTCTTCCATGAAGCTAACTCAGTTGCGGATGCGTTGGCAAAGCATGGGGTGGGCTTGGAGCTTGGTGTTCGTGTCTTTGATTAACGTCTAAGTTCTTGCTCTATGGAAATCTTTTCTAATAGTCCCTTGACTATTTAATTAGAGGCTTGTTTATTTTAGAGGCTTGTAGTTTGGGCTATTGAGCCCACGCGAACCATTGAAAAAAATTTGTGGTGTCTTGAGAAAGCGCAAGCGAAAACCTCACCTCCCGGCTCCCACTTCTTTCCCATGTTTCCATCACATAGTGAGGGAGCTAAGAATTAGAAAgatctttgaccaaaaaaaaaaaagaattagaaaGATCAATGGCACAGCTGAGTGTGGGTCTGGGAGGAATGTCTGCATACAAATTCCAACTTCACATCCCTTTCTATTCCTCCTTCTCTTCCATTTCCATTCCCATtccccccttcaacatcaaacCCTTTACTCGCACTGCCCTTCGTCATTCTCATCATTCCCTCTCCCTGCTCCGTTTCCGCTCTCCCACTCATTGCAGCAAAATCAAGAACTCAGGTATGTATGTAGTAATTAGCAACTAACTAACTTTCGGACTTGTCTTCACTCAATCATCACATGCTTCGTTCAGGTTGGGTTTGACATTTTATCGAACACCTTGTCCTCAAAACTTCAAACATCCCATGTCGTTTACCTCATTTCTGTGCTTGGTTAGATTTGGTGCCGCAGCTGGAACTTGGGAAGCCAGAAAACAAAAGGAAACCCGAGAAGCGAGCCAGCGGAATATTCTGGGTCATACTCCTCAACATCGGGATATTTGTGGCTGACAAATTTTTTCAGGTACCTATGCTATGCTGTTTCATCAATCAATACCACTAATCAACTATAGAAAATATAAGGAGTACTTCATTAATAAACaaatatttgtattttttatgatGTGATGTGATAAGGAGAGAAAGATACGGAGAAAACTGGAGTGTCTATGGGTGTCCTTACTGTTTGGATTTTCATGTATCATTTCTGTTATTACTAAGATTAACTCTGAATTTCTTGCTTGATGCGCGGTTTTATGGTGCTTGTTGTAACATTAAATATTTGGTTCAAAGGAAGTGACAGAAGGGGAAGGAAAGAGGGAAGAGGATAAACATACCCTTGTTTGATGTGTGTTGAATCCAAGACTGGTGAAGGAATCCAAAGAGAAAATGGAAATGATGAAGTGTATTCATAAGAATGAATGATACATACATAGTGATCAATTTAGCTTTTCTATTCACAAACTTTGATCAGACTTCAGTAACAACCATGTACTCTAAACACAAAGTTTAACTAAATCTGGTGATTAAAACTAACTTTAAGCAGTTAAATAGTAAGTTAACTAATTAGAAGTTCTCTAGGTTAGTTTCTAACTAAGTTTGTGATGCTGAAAATTTGGTTGAAGAGGGAAGGAGGGAGGGGGGAGAAGAGAGGAAACATGCAAAGTAAAGTAAAAACTATTAGAACTGGTAATCTGAATTGCACAAAGAATCAAGAACAGAATGAGAATTCTCcagaaaatggagaagaatcTTATTCAGATGAACAGAGAGTGAGATACAAgtttcctagagagagagaactAACTGAATTCTACAATTCAGTTCCAACAAACTCAACTAGCCAGAAAACTCCTAACAAACTCTAACTGACAGCTATTTATAAGCTGTGTTACAATTATTGACTAATTCACTTCCAGTCCCCAATAACTGGATTATTACAAGAGTGACCCAGAACTCACTCACTAACATCATCCTTTCCCTTAGCTGACCTTCTAACATACACATTGACTATAGGCTTTCCCTTGATCCTATCAAAAACCTTAACTGATATGGTTAGAGCTGAAGTGAAGATACTCTAAAACTAAGGAATAAGGCTTGCATGACATGAACGTAAAGAATTTCATGAAGTTGGTAACAGGCAAACAGAGGGTTGCTAGCAAGGAATAACATGTAAAATGTATAAGTTTTGAAAGTTTTGTAAAATTTAGTTCTCTAGGTTAGTTAATGCAGTCTACAAGCTCGAAATTTTCCCTCCACTCCAGTCTACAAACTCGAAATTTGCTGGGAGGAAATTTTTGCCTGTTCATTTTCCCACCATCCCCTCCAAACTTAACCAAATAAGAAATTTTTCTTGGGATCCTTCCCCTCCAAGTAAACAACAAAGAAATAGTAAATAccttcttataaaaaaaattcatctttTATTCATTAACTAGTGTTCTTAGGGTACTCTTTAGCATTTGGCTCTATCTATTTACTAATATGAACTCAAACAATCTGCTTTTGtcacattttcaaatttcatatATGATGCATGGTCTTATATCATTTCTGCTAGGTTAATGGCATTAAGGCTATGTACCTGTACCACAACCGGCCTTCTTGGTACCAGTTTGTCACGGCAACATTTTGCCATGCTAATTGGTGAGTGCCCTCCTCGCTTAGAATTTGCATTACACAAGAGCTGGACTGAAagatctttttctttcttttttttcccttttttattTCTGGGTTTGTGAACTATTTTCTCATTATCTCATTTTACAATCTGACTAATGCTGTAACTTGTTTCAGGAAGCATCTTTCTAGCAACCTTTTCTTCTTGTACATTTTTGGTAAGGCTGTAATAGGGCCACTCTTCTTTCTGGAAATTGAGTTGTCGGAATTGATGCTCAATTGTTTGGTATTGCCTCATTCCTGCAATAGGAAAGCTtgttgaagaagaggaaggaaaCTTTGCTTTGTGGCTTTGTTACATTCTTACTGGtgttggagcaaatcttgttTCCTGGTTGATTTTACCAAGAGATATAGTCTCTGTTGGAGCTTCTGGTGCTGTTTTTGGGCTATTTACTATTAGTGTCCTTGTAAAGGTACCTGGATATAATTCTAAATTTCAACGTTCATTTGTTTCAAGTTATTCATCCATGTTCATAGAATTGTCCTTTAACTTGTTTTAGATGTCCTGGGATTGGAGGAAGATACTTGAGGTGCTTATATTGGGTCAGTTTGTTGTAGAGAAGGTGAGCATGAGCAGTAAATATTTCTTAGAAGTTACTTTTATGAAAACACCAAGAACTCAGATTTTTATCCTTTACACTTCTCTAAAGTGAGTGGTGTACTAAGTTATAACTTTTGATGGATTGTTGAAATTATAATAAAGAATaggctaaaaaacacttttggcccctgatgtttcaagtttgtgcaaattctgcccttactctatttttgtcgacgtttatacccctcatgttttcaaacagtgcaccgtctactcCTCCATCAGTCAAACAttaaaaaactaacagaatgagctgatttggcttttcttttaatattttttggacctaccacgtggaaattacaagtgaaattggaaaaaggggCATGAgaaattcaaactcaagacctgtaagtagcaaaacattcatttaaccagttcagttacatacataattgatatatagatcaagcaaatttaatttatatcatttccttgatcatcattaacttcatatactcttcttcatctctccaatccactcaggaacctctcctgagaaagcatgactgacggaggggtaggcggtgcactgtttgaaaatatgagggtagaaacgtcgacaaaaatagagtaggggcagaatttgcacaaacttgaaacatcaggggccaaaaatgttttttagcctaaaatataTGTGCATATGCAATAAATTATGAAGTTCCTGAAGTCTCAAATGTTGATTTTTCAATCAATGGTCATAATTCTATACTTTATTCTCTAGAT
This is a stretch of genomic DNA from Lotus japonicus ecotype B-129 chromosome 1, LjGifu_v1.2. It encodes these proteins:
- the LOC130744457 gene encoding rhomboid-like protein 11, chloroplastic; amino-acid sequence: MAQLSVGLGGMSAYKFQLHIPFYSSFSSISIPIPPFNIKPFTRTALRHSHHSLSLLRFRSPTHCSKIKNSDLVPQLELGKPENKRKPEKRASGIFWVILLNIGIFVADKFFQVNGIKAMYLYHNRPSWYQFVTATFCHANWKHLSSNLFFLYIFGKLVEEEEGNFALWLCYILTGVGANLVSWLILPRDIVSVGASGAVFGLFTISVLVKMSWDWRKILEVLILGQFVVEKVMEAAQASTSLTGTFRGGYSLQSVNHIAHLSGALVGVLLVWLLSKVPSDPSDQ